The Muribaculum intestinale genome includes the window TATCTGGGCGAGGAAGTCGTTGAAGTTAAACTGGTTCTTGGCAATCTTGCGCTGTAGTTCGCGTGCCTGCTTCTCGTCAAACTGCTGCTGGGCCTTCTCCACGAGCGACACGATATCGCCCATGCCGAGGATACGGTCGGCCATACGTGCCGGGTGGAAGTAGTCGAGCGCGTCGAGCTTCTCACCGGTGCCGACAAACTTGATAGGCTTGTCAACAACAGTGCGTATCGACAGAGCGGCACCACCGCGGGTATCGCCGTCGAGCTTCGTGAGCACTACGCCGTCGAAGTCGAGACGCTCGTTGAACTCACGTGCTGTATTCACAGCATCCTGACCGGTCATCGAGTCGACCACGAAAAGAGTCTCGTTGGGCTTCACTGCCTTCTTGATGGCAGCGATTTCCTGCATCATCTGCTCGTCAACAGCCAGACGTCCGGCGGTATCGACAATCACAAGGTCGTAATGGTTGGTCTTGGCATAGCGGATAGCATTCTCGGCAATCTCCACCGGATTCTTATTCCCTTCTTCGGTATATACAGGCACATCTATCTGCTGGCCAAGCACCTTAAGCTGCTCGATAGCCGCAGGACGGTATACGTCGCCGGCCACAAGAAGCGGGCGGCGCGACTTCTCGCTTTTGAGCTTTTTGGCAAGTTTGCCGCTCATGGTGGTCTTTCCGGAGCCCTGCAGACCCGACATGAGTATCACGGTAGGATTTCCCGAAAGATTGACCTGGGCAGTGTCGCCGCCCATCAGGGTGGCAAGCTCGTCATGTACAATCTTTACCATCAGCTGGCCCGGCTGAATGGCGTTGAGCACATTCTGGCCAAGAGCCTTTGCCTTGACAGTATCGGTAAACTGCTTGGCGACTTTATAGTTGACGTCGGCGTCAAGAAGCGCGCGGCGCACATCCTTGAGCGTTTCGGCTACGTTGATTTCGGTAATCTTACCTTGGCCTTTGAGTAGCTTGAAACTGCGTTCAAGCCGTTCGCTTAGATTTTCAAACATATGGTCGTGTAAGTGTTATCAGTTAATTATCGAGGAGCGGAGGAGTGTACGATACCGGAGCCTACACCAGACGGTTGGTGGCCGTATCGGGGAATATCACGGCCGGCTTGAATGTGCGCGCCTCGTCGTAGGGCATAGTGGCGTAACTCATTATTATCACCACATCGCCCGGCAACACCTTGCGCGCAGCAGCGCCGTTGAGGCATATCATGCCCGAACCGCGCTTGCCGGCAATGGTATATGTATCAAAACGCTCGCCATTATTGTTGTCGACGATATACACACGCTCGCCGGGAAGGATATTGGCGGCGTCCATCAGATCCTGATCGATAGTGATGCTACCGATATAGTCAAGGTTGCTTTCTGTGACAGTCACACGGTGAATCTTCGATTTCACCATTTCTACCTGCATCATGATTATGCCGGATATTTGATGTTATCAATAAGGCGCACATCGCCCATATATACAGTAACACAGCCTACGGCGCCACCCTCGGCCTCACTCCATTCGGCTATGGGCTGCATGTCGGCGGGGTTGACAATCTCGTAGTACTCTACCTCCATCCCGTCCACAGCGTTTATGGCGTCGGTGACAGCGCGCTTCACTTCGTCCACACTGCGGCCGGAGGCTCCATCAACGCTCTCGGCGAGAATACGGTGGATAGCCGGAGCTACGGCACGTTGCCCGGGGGTAAGGCGCACATTGCGCGAACTGAGAGCCAGTCCGTCGGCTTCGCGCTTTATCGGACAGGCCACAATCTCAATATCAAAGCCCTCGATTTCTACCATGCGGCGTATCACCGATATCTGCTGGAAATCCTTCTCTCCGAAATAGGCGCGGTCGGGCTGCACCATACGGAAAAGACGACTCACCACCTGGGCCACACCGTTGAAATGACCGGGACGCATGGCGCCCTCCATCACTTCAGCCACCGGACCAAGCTCAAACACCCTGGTGTCGGGCTCGGGATAAATCTCCTCGACCGACGGGAAAAACGCTATATCGACCCCGGCAGCCTGGAGTTTCTCGCTGTCGGCCTCCTCGGTACGCGGATATGTGCGCAGGTCGTCAGGATTGTTAAACTGGGTAGGGTTGACAAACACGCTCACCACCACTACATCATTGTCGGCACGGGCCCTCTCTATCAATGACACATGGCCGGCGTGGAGCGCACCCATTGTAGGCACAAAGCCCACACTACGTCCGTCGGCCTTTACAGCCCCGACAGCTTCGCGCAGCTCTTTGGCTGTACGTACAGTTTTCATTTCTTTGTCGTTATCTTTATCGTTGTTGTCCGCCGGAATACGATTTACTACACATATTATATATAATGTATGGCCGACGGCCTGCAAAATTACTCAATCCCCCGCTATCACGCAAACATTAGAAGACTAAATGTCTGATGACACACGGCATACTATGAATTTTACACCACGCATCGCGTCCATATCCGCAAAGGCCCGGCAATGTCATATGTTAACAGAAATACACAGATTATGCTTACAATATGAAGGTTAAAATTTAACATTTGTTTTCATACTAACTACCAACCGTCAGTATTGATTACATTTATGGGCATATCAGCGTTTTCAATAGCTTATTTGAAAATAATCAGAAAGATACGCCTTGTCACGTACATTTCATATGTTTTTTCAAAAAATTACAAAACGACATTTAATAACTACAAACAAGCGCTTTGTATTAACAAGTTTTAATTAATCATGCTTAGCATTTTCTCCCTTTTTGACTACATTTGCACAAATATTTAATATTCTCCTCTAATACCTGACTTAACCGAAATAAAATTGAGCTATAAATCTGTAACTAAAACATGCCCATACTTAACCAAGCGGCACGCTTTTCTTACAAATAATTATCCACATTAACCCCAAAACAAAAAAACTACTACTGACAATCAGACATCCGATATAAACACCGACACCATCTCCTTAATATATTAAGGAATCAAAATCTCTATGGTCTGACGTTGCCTGGAATCCCCCGGCATACACCGGACAGCACTCTTCCCATCCCCTCCTTCCTCTCCTATCCATAAAAACTAACAGACAAATATATCCTTCTATTAACCAAACCAACCAATCAATCATTATGAAGTCAAAAATAACAAGCTTGTTATTGATGCTTTTACTCTTCCCTGTGATGAGCGTGATGGCACAGACATCCCAAGTCGAGGGTATTGTAACAGACACGAGTGGCGAACCCCTGATTGGTGTTACGGTCCTTGTCAAAGGCACATCCTTAGGCACACAGACCAACATCGACGGTGAATTCAGTGTCAATGCCAAGCAAGGCGATGTACTGAAGTTCTCTTACATCGGCTATCGCCCGGTAGAACTCACAGTTCCCGCCAACGGCAAGGTAAACCTCGTCATGGAGACCGAAGCTACAGCTCTCGACGAAGTGGTAGTGACCGCACTCGGTATCAAACGCGCTCAGAAGGCGCTCAGCTACAATGTGCAGACTGTCAACGGCGACGCTCTCACCTCCAACAAGGACGCCAACTTCATCAACTCGCTTGCCGGCAAGGTGGCAGGTGTCAACATCAGCTCCGGTTCAGCCGGTGCAGGTGCCGCCGCACGTGTCGTTATGCGTGGTACAAAGTCGCTCACAGGCAACGACAACGCCCTGTATGTAATCGACGGTATACCTATGTTTGATGTAAACACAGGCGACGAAAAAGGCGGTACTATGGCCAAGCAGCCCGGTTCAAGCTCGGTTGCCGACATCAACCCCGACGACATCGAGTCTATGTCGGTACTCTCAGGCCCCTCGGCTGCCGCTCTCTACGGTTCGGCTGCCGCAAGCGGTGTGATTCTTATAACTACCAAGAAAGGTTCTGAAGGCCGCGCCAAACTTACCTACAGCAACACCACACAGTTCCACACTGCATGGATGACTCCCAAGTTCCAGAACATCTACGGAAACAACGAAGGTGAGTTCACATCATGGGGCAAGCGTCTCGAAACGCCTACTTCCTACGATCCCATGGACTTCTTCCAGACAGGAGCTACCGAAATCAACGCACTTACCCTCACACTGGGTACCGACAAGAATCAGACCTACGCATCTGCCGCCGTGACCAACGCTCCCGGTATCATGCCCGAGTCCGACTACAACCGCTACAACTTCTCTATCCGCAACACCTCCAAGTTCTACAACGATAAGCTGACTCTCGACCTCGGTGCCAGCTACATCATCCAGAACAACAAGAACTTCGTAGGTTCAGGCGAATACTTCAACCCCCTGGCTTCCCTCTACCTCTTCCCACGCGGCGAGAACTTCGACGACGTGCGCATGTTCGAGCGCTTCGACCCCTCGCGCAACATCATGACACAGTACTGGGAACAGAAGTACAGCACCGCATTCACCATGCAGAACCCCTACTGGACCCAGAAGCGTATGCTCCGCGAAGCCCGCAAGCAGCGCTACATGTTCAACGCATCGCTCAAGTACGACATCCTCCCCTGGCTCTACATCATGGGTCGTGTACGTACCGACAACGCCAACACTGTATATGAAGAAAAATACAACGCATCGACAATCATGGTGCTCGCCGGCTCCGACAAGGGTATGTACGGCAAGACTCGCACTATGAACCGCTCGACCTACGCCGACGTGATGGCGTCGATGAACAAGAACTTCTTCGACAACCGACTCAACGTCAACATTCAGGTAGGTGCTTCGCTCAACGACATGCTCGAAGAGTCGGAACACTACGAAGGCGGCCTCGCCACCATCCCCAACTTCTTCGCCTACGGCAACATCTCCACCACACAGATGAAGCGCGGCGAAAGCGAATGGCACGACCAGGTACAGTCAGTATTCGGATCAGCCGAAATCGGATGGGACAGCCAGTACTACCTCACCGTTACCGGCCGTAACGACTGGGCCTCGATGCTCGCATTCACCGACAAGATGAGCTACTTCTACCCCTCGGTAGGCGGTTCATGGCTTATCAGCGAGACTCTCCGCGACATCCTTCCACAGGCTATATCATTCCTTAAGGTTCGCGGCTCTTGGGCCGAAGTGGCTTCTTCACCCTCGCGCTACCTCACTCGCATGCAGTATGAATACAACGACCAGACCAACCAGTACGAATGGCCCTCGAAGCACTACAACCCCAACCTCAAGCCCGAGAACACCAAGTCGTATGAAATCGGTCTGAGCGCCAAGTTCCTCAACAACACTATCGGCCTCGAGTTCACATACTACAACGCCAACACTTTCAACCAGACATTCGAAATCCCCGCTTCCGGTTCATCCGGCTACAAGACCAACCTTATCCAGACAGGTAACATCCGCAACCGCGGTATCGAGGCCGCCCTCAACTACAACAACCAGTGGGGCGACTGGAGATTCACCACAGGTGTCACCTACTCACTCAACCGCAACAAGGTTATCTCACTCGCCAACGGAGCTATCGACCCCGAAACCGGACGCCCCATCGAGATGCAGTACTTCACCGCATCAGGATGTCTCGGTATGGGTGGCGGCCCTGCCGTACGTCTCTACGAAGGCGGTACTATGGGCGACCTCTACAGCAACCTCCGTCTGCGCCAGTCGCCCAACGGATACGTATGGACCGATCCTCAGACAGGCAAGGTACAGCTTGAGACTGTCGACTACTTCAAGGTAGGCTC containing:
- the ffh gene encoding signal recognition particle protein gives rise to the protein MFENLSERLERSFKLLKGQGKITEINVAETLKDVRRALLDADVNYKVAKQFTDTVKAKALGQNVLNAIQPGQLMVKIVHDELATLMGGDTAQVNLSGNPTVILMSGLQGSGKTTMSGKLAKKLKSEKSRRPLLVAGDVYRPAAIEQLKVLGQQIDVPVYTEEGNKNPVEIAENAIRYAKTNHYDLVIVDTAGRLAVDEQMMQEIAAIKKAVKPNETLFVVDSMTGQDAVNTAREFNERLDFDGVVLTKLDGDTRGGAALSIRTVVDKPIKFVGTGEKLDALDYFHPARMADRILGMGDIVSLVEKAQQQFDEKQARELQRKIAKNQFNFNDFLAQIEQIKKMGNLKDLASMIPGVGKAIKDVDIDDNAFKGIESIIKSMTAAERANPDIINASRRQRIAKGSGNSLQDVNRLLKQFEETRKLMRQANAIKSNPMKMMNAMRAMKNMRGGMR
- the panD gene encoding aspartate 1-decarboxylase; translated protein: MQVEMVKSKIHRVTVTESNLDYIGSITIDQDLMDAANILPGERVYIVDNNNGERFDTYTIAGKRGSGMICLNGAAARKVLPGDVVIIMSYATMPYDEARTFKPAVIFPDTATNRLV
- the panC gene encoding pantoate--beta-alanine ligase, which translates into the protein MKTVRTAKELREAVGAVKADGRSVGFVPTMGALHAGHVSLIERARADNDVVVVSVFVNPTQFNNPDDLRTYPRTEEADSEKLQAAGVDIAFFPSVEEIYPEPDTRVFELGPVAEVMEGAMRPGHFNGVAQVVSRLFRMVQPDRAYFGEKDFQQISVIRRMVEIEGFDIEIVACPIKREADGLALSSRNVRLTPGQRAVAPAIHRILAESVDGASGRSVDEVKRAVTDAINAVDGMEVEYYEIVNPADMQPIAEWSEAEGGAVGCVTVYMGDVRLIDNIKYPA
- a CDS encoding SusC/RagA family TonB-linked outer membrane protein, which gives rise to MKSKITSLLLMLLLFPVMSVMAQTSQVEGIVTDTSGEPLIGVTVLVKGTSLGTQTNIDGEFSVNAKQGDVLKFSYIGYRPVELTVPANGKVNLVMETEATALDEVVVTALGIKRAQKALSYNVQTVNGDALTSNKDANFINSLAGKVAGVNISSGSAGAGAAARVVMRGTKSLTGNDNALYVIDGIPMFDVNTGDEKGGTMAKQPGSSSVADINPDDIESMSVLSGPSAAALYGSAAASGVILITTKKGSEGRAKLTYSNTTQFHTAWMTPKFQNIYGNNEGEFTSWGKRLETPTSYDPMDFFQTGATEINALTLTLGTDKNQTYASAAVTNAPGIMPESDYNRYNFSIRNTSKFYNDKLTLDLGASYIIQNNKNFVGSGEYFNPLASLYLFPRGENFDDVRMFERFDPSRNIMTQYWEQKYSTAFTMQNPYWTQKRMLREARKQRYMFNASLKYDILPWLYIMGRVRTDNANTVYEEKYNASTIMVLAGSDKGMYGKTRTMNRSTYADVMASMNKNFFDNRLNVNIQVGASLNDMLEESEHYEGGLATIPNFFAYGNISTTQMKRGESEWHDQVQSVFGSAEIGWDSQYYLTVTGRNDWASMLAFTDKMSYFYPSVGGSWLISETLRDILPQAISFLKVRGSWAEVASSPSRYLTRMQYEYNDQTNQYEWPSKHYNPNLKPENTKSYEIGLSAKFLNNTIGLEFTYYNANTFNQTFEIPASGSSGYKTNLIQTGNIRNRGIEAALNYNNQWGDWRFTTGVTYSLNRNKVISLANGAIDPETGRPIEMQYFTASGCLGMGGGPAVRLYEGGTMGDLYSNLRLRQSPNGYVWTDPQTGKVQLETVDYFKVGSLLPKFNMGWTGTLGYKDLVLSWAVTGRFGGNVVSDTQAVIDRYGVSQVSADARLAGGVPVPGNGIVDAQNYYETISQAPGTYYIYDATNVRLADLTLSYTFPRAMLKNIADLTLSLTGKNLWMIYCKAPFDPESTSSTTNNFYQGVDYFQQPSMRTYGFNVKLTF